The genomic region CTGTAAAAATGAGCTCTTCCCATTCTGCGTTATTCCCTCTCTGTGTTCGTTCTGTAGGGGAGAAGCCATTCAACTGTCCCAGTGATGGCTGTGAGAAGACTTTTAGCAGCCAGTACAGTCTGAAGAGTCACATCCGGGGCCACGACAAAGGACAGCCCTTCAGCGTCACCCTCACCCATCCGCTCTCCGAAGTGAGTCACAGAACAGCAACTTCTCAGTGTAGGAGACTTTGTCTGTTGTTGTCGGCACAGTTGCCATGCTCTCCATGCACAGCCTATGTAACATGTGCCTGTTGATGTTGGGGGCATTTCTTGAAGTTATATTTCTTGATGGGAGGCATTCTAAAGAGCATGttaggcaaaaacaaaagttgcaTACCCGCAAAATGCGAACATTTGCAGCTTGAGGGGTTCACACTACACTGCATTAAACACAAGtagctgtagattaaactaatTGTATGAATACACATTTTTACTTCTTCTAAAAAGGAATAGTTGGAAAAGTAATGATCCCATTACCTGCTAGTTTACCTTTTGTGGTAAACTGTTCCTTCACATAAAGCCTGGATTTGTACATTAACATACAGTAGGCGTCGCATTCATTTCCAATTTAGTTCCTGTATCTTGTTTGCATGACTCAGCACTTGATCCCATAGCAGTGTCAAGTTTAATTAGGTCCCATTCATCTCTTAATTACAGGATGCAAATCACTCGCTGTGCCTCAGTGATTTGAGCCTCATCTCTACAGATTCAGAGCTTCGAGAGAACATGCATAACGTAAGTCTGGCCTTGCTTTAGCTTTGCCAAACAGACATTGGATTGAAGATGTTGAGGAGTTGTCaagatatacagtaaatatgtcAATTAACAGGCAGCTATTTGGACACCTCAATTTTCACTGTAATAAGAATTTGGAAGTAAaatgttcctggctgttgtagttgaaaagtcacaaaatggttttattaagatttgattttattacaggcTCAAAATTTGGACCTCAGCAACGTGACCCCTGTGAAAATCTTTGAGCTTATGTTCCAGAGTCCTGAAAATAGTGTCAGCCAAGATGATGCCCATCCCAACGGTCAGTACATATCAAAATCTGTCAGGTTGCATTGTATTGAATGTTCTTGTTCACTGATGGagtgcgtttttttttttttccttcctcagAGAGCCTTGCTGAACCCTTCAGCCTAGAGACCTCTGCCCACCCAGTAGTGACTGATGGCTCGTCTCTCATCTCATTCTCTCTCAATCctacctcctcttcttcctgttGCCACACAACTGCAGTCATGGAGGCTCCTTCCCAGCTCAGTCAGacctctccctctctggccTCCACCCCTGCCTCTGCAACCACTACTATCAGCTCCACACAGCCTACTCCTTTCACGCAACTAGCCGGGCCTCAGCAGATCTCTGATGTTCCTGCCCAGGCTTCTGTCCAAGCTCCAAGCAACGTCACCCCCCAGCACTACGTGGCACTGCCACCCACATTCCTGCAGCCTGATagtgccacacagaccactccTCTACCACCACCCATCACCGCTCCTCCTCCAGTGGCTCCAGAACAGACCACCACAGCTCCAGGCCCTGCTGCTGTGTCTGTTGTTGCGGCTTCCACAACAGACGCTTTGGCAGCTGTGGCTCAACCTGTGCCTTTGGCTAACAACCCTGTCCCTAACTCTGGCACTGGTTTGCCTGCCACTCCTGCCACCATCACCATAGCTCCCACCCAGAACCTGTTGCAGCCCAGCTTGGTCATGTCTGACCAAAACCTCCAGTGGATCCTCAGCAGTGCTGCCAATAGCCAGCAGAACCCAGAGCAAGCAGTGAGTAATGCTCACACACAGCTTTTGCACAGACTTGATCGGtattatccactgcgccattgGGTGGCAATGGCCTAGTGGAAAAGtcatatgcctttggtgtgggagacatgggtttgattcccactgcgtgcaacctctgacacatgtagcaattgtaagtcacttaaGTAATTCtgcaaaaacataaatttaacaaattaataTGTAAAGCAAAACAGTGGGGATAGGtatggtttttctttttttatattctcATTGGTATTACTTTTAAtacaacacacatacatcaaCCACAACCCCTTAGTACAGTTAGAAATATGGTGCAAATCAACCTCATAAGACTCTAGCGTGTCTCCAGCTTTTTATATCCTGCTTGAactgtggtgtttgtttgtttttacagccaCATCAAGGAGCTCCAAAAGTGGAAAAGGTTTTCTTCACTACAGCCATACCAGTGGGAGGAAATGCTGGTAAGTCAATGAATAGTGATTCGATGTTGTGGACTTTAGCCAAAGggctttaataaaaacataaatttgtTTTGACATCCACCGCAGTACTTAGCTTTAAGGATTAATTAAATGGTAGATTGGTGTCAGAGTTCCACTAACTCTCTCAATGGTTTCATTACACAAATGCAGTTCCAAGATGCTTAATTAATGCACAGTGCTAGAACAGTTAAATCAGCATccctttaaaatgtttgataaaacatttgaacagtAAACAGCACAGGAGCAATAACTTTCAAACATTCAGGATGAGAAGAGAACAGGTATTGTTGCACAGATATCAAGATGAAGATGATTTTGACCAgtcttaaatatatattatatatttagctgacgcttttatccaaagcgacttacaattactattcatgtcagaggtcgcacgcctctggaacaactaggggtttagtgtcttgctcagggacacaacggtggatgggtcacagtgggaatcgaacccaggtctctcacatcaaaggcatctgtcttatccattgctccatcaccaccccactctTAACACTCAAGTACTGCAGGTTCGTCCACAGTGTTTAGATAGTGATGAAAAAAGTAATGTCAAGTGATATTGAATAGATTTTTCTTCCAGTTAGTCATTTAGTTTGTAAAATGTACGAAGAGAGTGAAAAAGGGCAAGAGTTGTCTTTCAATGTCCAAAtctaaaacaaatatttattttgatgataTAAAGCTTTGGAAAAGGTGCAAATCCTCACAGTTGAGAAGCTGAAATAAGAGAATTTTTGGCATGGTTTGATCAATTATATATTATCCTTATTATCCTCTTCAAAAGAGTAGTGCCAAAGTATTTCTGATTGCAGTTTTACTCAAAAAGTTAACTCTTATTAAGGAGCAAGTGATCACTTGCTTGAAGTCATCAATTGAGTACCAGTGGCATTAACTCTTGTCCTCTTCTCAATTAACTAATGAGTACCAACTTCTAAGAAATTAGTCATTACTCACCTCttaaatattttcacttttgatATGCTTTGCAAGATATTTGATTTCAATCAACTTAGCCACtttgttttgtcctttttgttttcagtgaacTTTACATTCTTTGTGTTTTCAGGCAGCTCAGTCCAACAGATCGGCCTCAGCCTGccagtcatcatcatcaaacaGGAGGAATCCTGCCAGTGCCAGTGTGCTTGCAGGGACTCTGCTAAAGATAAGAGTTCAAAGAGTGCCTCCTCCATTGTTTCAGCCCCAGCACCGCCTCAACCATCAGAGCCGCCTCCTCCCCCACCGCTACAACCCCCAGAGCCTCTTCACCATCCAGCCACCTCATCTTCCTCGTGCTGCCTTCCCGAGTCTTCCTCCAAGGTGGGTGGTGAGGTGAGGTTGGAGGCCCCCACTTCTTCTTCCTCCGGCTCACCTCAAACTTTCTCCACTATAGTGAGCAGCACTGCCACCAGCCCTCCCTCATCTGACGGGTTAGCTAACATGGATGTCTCGGACTTCCTCTCCCTGCAGAGCCCTGAGACTGCTGCCAACATTGAGGCTCTGCTGCTGGTCGCTGAAGACTTCAACATGGCCACTGATGGCAATACTTAGAGCTGACTTCTGAGTCTGCCACCATGTGTTGGTTGCACCCACTCAGCCATAGGCATCAATTCCACAGGCATCATTTCCACCCACATCGCGAGTTATTCTCCACAGTGAcacctcttctttctctctataTAGTGTGTGCATCGAACCCCCTGTACCTGCAGTGCGTTATGTTCTGTATGGCATTGCGCAACGTATATACATGAACTATGAATAATTTTTCTGTTGAGACTTTAGAAACAAGATTAGTTTGCTTTGGAGATTTAGCAACTTTAATGCAGGGAAAAGGCAGCAAATCCTTTGTTATAAACATAATCAAATGTACATGATATCCCTCAATATCAACTCGAATTGGTTGAATGAAACAAATGAGTGTTGTCCATGCACTGATGAGTTCCATTTTCCTGGCTTGAAGATCACACCAGAGCAGGAAACCAAAACTTGTCTGTATATCTTTGTACTGTACTACAGGTCCGAACAAATCCTTAAAGCTGGTATGCAACTGACCAGAATGCACTGTATATTAGAGGAATTTACTATAATTTTATCAAGCATTGCTCCCGGTAGGAATTTGAGGGTTGGCCACATAGCCCCTCATTGCTGTCATACAGTATGACATGATTTCCTCAGTACTTTTGTTTCCTAGGAAGACTAGTATAGTCcagaaaatgtgattattcTTTTCTACTTCTTTTGACAGTTATTTACTAATTGAGAAAAAGAACCTGTGACCAGATCTGCCTGAAATTAAGTCAATACATCAATAAGTTGCCTATAACTTAACTAATTTAAATTGTAcatgttaatttatttaaatgcttGATTCTTTCATTATACTGGTAATATTTTCAAGATAGAAgagaaatatattaatttattccAATCacttgttgtatttttaagttGAGCTGTTTTTATGttactgaattttttttttaagaacgTAATGGCTATTGTTTAAAGCAAGTTTGAGAAAGAGACACCAATAGTTATAGACTGCACAGAAGCAAATTTTCCTCTAGGATCTGCTTGCCACAATGAAAAAGTAAGGAACTACTGTCAACATCCCATATTTCATAGGGTTGTGACCCTCTCAGGGATGCATCAAGTCAACTGGTTCTGGATACTGGGTTCTGGTTCCCGTAATGTGTTACTcggacagttttttttttaccagatgCCCCACACTTGCAGTAGCCCTACATTTCGCTGCACTCTTCCCTGTTAATTGCACACTAAGTTGTAAAGTGAGTAATCtgacagctaatgttagctgagGTGCAGCACCACTACAGATTTTTGTATACAACTGCTGTAAAGTAGCATTTAAAAGACTGTGTCCTGGTGACAGTGTAAATACAGTACACTTTAGTGTAAACATCTTTGAGAAACGTGTAGATTATTCTagaatttgtatttttgtatagaCTTTTGAATTACTAACTCTCAGAGTTTGGAGCGAAAGTATACCCTCTATCCTTGCATTCTTCCCCCAGTCACATTTATGCAGaagtttttttttgctgtgtttaGTTGAATAATTATACTAGCAGCTGGGCTTTTGTACAGTCCCCATAATAATATATGTACTTCATAGCCACCTGCTCAGAGTATGATCCAACAGtattgtttcacatgggacacaATGCAATGATTATAGAACGAAGGCATATGCCCTGTATCTTAAGAGTGTAGAGCCACATGGCCTTACAACAGAACTGTTTTGAGCCTCCTTACCTTGACAGTCTCTGCTTCAGACTTGCCATTGACATGCCAATCCTCTTCATTGAGTCTCAGGCAATCACAGCAGTGGATTGCAATACAGCAAAAGCCTTGAGACAAAGCTTATGGTTTTCCTAGAGTCTATCGTTTTCCAGTAGAAAGTCATTAATGCAGCATTGCTAAAAATATAATCTGCCACATAACAGATGCAGGTGATGTGATTCTGCATTTTAGGTCCAGGCTGTAGGATCTAACCAAACTGACATGCATGTCGCATAAATTGTGTcttgattttatattttgtttccttCTGCCATAATTTGAGTGGAGCTTTCCTTCAAAGGCGGTTAAGATGTTGTGAAAGGCTCCAGTTACACATTTTGTGCTCAACCATTCCATATATGCAGTATTAGGTAAGAGAGTCTGTTTGGCTCCATTGGATTACAAAATGTTAACTTACCATTTCCCTGTTAAGGCACTCTGAAATTACTGCCAGGAGTCAAGCTCATACATCAATATATATTCTCATACATGCATACTGTCATTAAACAACTATGCAAATTGAAGTGTGGCATTTAAATAGTGATTCCAAGACAAGATTTGTTCCTCCCTCCATGAAAGGATATTCTGCTACAACCTTATGTGCTGAACTCCAGAGTCAAAAGCTGCCTTTTCAATCCATATGTTACGCATGTTTCCTGAACTCCAGCATAgagcattttgtttttccacatttGGAGTGGTGTGAATCTGGACTTTGCAGCGTGCCCATCCAAGTACTGTTCCCATGAATGTTGACCACATCCTTTACATGCGTTTAAAACCAACTGGATTTATTTCGAGTACTGAAAGAATGACTGATTCTGTTTTAAGAATTATTTTTGGTCAAATGTATGGATTGTTTCCTCTTAATGCATAAACATGTTTCATTGGGGCTTGCTTTGTAATCATCTCAGCCTTTCACATTTATATTTGACATGTGGATAATCTGGCTCATCTTCACCAATGAAAGTCAAACTTAAAGCTGCTGCCGTTTGTTTTAATCAGCAAGCAGAGTGAATGATGGTGACATTGTTTTGGAAGCACATGGTTTGATCAAATGTATAGCCAGTGTGTTTTTTGGAAACTGAGTATTTCTGCCAGCACCAACATTTTCCCCTCCCCCAATGGGcagcaatatttaaaaaaaaaaaaagggggggggcgAGCAACATGGTGATATGCTTCCAAAGGAATGTCTGGACACCCAAAGAGTGAGGAATTGTTAaggatttgtatttttttaaagagattgtataatgtgaaaatgtttgcttATGCTTGGTTTTGTATAAAGTATTATAAATAACTTTCTGAATTGAGAGCAATATAATACTAATAAAACCTTATCCTTGTCACTGAAATGTTTGCTTCTTCTGCTTAATAACCATTTTTGCAGTCAAAAATGACAGTTCTTAGTTGAGTTTATTATCAAAGAggacaaacaaaaccaacactTCTGGTCACTTCTGCGGTAGTAAGGACACATCCTGGAGAGATTTTCTCTGTGGGACATAAGATTAACTTTAGAATCTGCAACAAGTCACAAGGATCCAAGTAGAGAAAGTAGAGCTCACCTCTACAACATCACTTAGATCCTTTAGGTCAGTCAGGACTCTGTTGCACAGGGTTATCTTTTCAGACAGGGTCAGCAGTCTGTCCTCGACGCCCTCCAGTTTCTGTGGAGGACAAAACATGTTGGTCACCAGTTAGTTTGGGATAGACAGCCATCAAATGTTCGTGCTTCTCATTGTGGCTGACCTGTTGGACCGATGAAACGCCCTCAACAGTCCGCAAGTTCACTGCGTCTTCCGTACAAGCTTCACCAGTTTTACAGACACATTAGAAGAAATGGAGAgacaaataaactgaaaagCTGCGTGTTTTGTTACCTGGGTCCGAGGCCATGGCCGTAGACATAGTTGGCCTGTCACGCTGCATTTACATATTATGCGTGCTTTCTGCGTTTTTAAGCAGGTGCTCACAGGTGACTGACATTTTCTTAATTAATGAGCAATGAGGAGAGCTGGTTggctaaatgtataaattaattATGCAAAATGTGCGCAATGTCTGATGGAGAGTAAGAGAAAATCCCAGATATatatttccaaaaataaaaggctaagtaaaaaagaaaagataagcCGATAACGAAAACAATGATCTCTTTTAATATATTAAGCGTTTTAAATAAGGTTGGTAGAGTTATGGATCGTTTGAATgcaattttgatattttttaacAGGGTTTCTGTTATGAACGAACAACGAACTAAGTTATCAAAAAACATTGGAACTCTTGTCTAACGTTATATAGGCTACCGCTTTTGTTATGAACTACAGACATCATAAAAAACCAAACAGCACAGAAATGTCCCAACGAATATATGTAGAGAAATCGtttcaaaaacaacagtttaacGAGAACTCCATGTACGCTCCACAAAAGAGCGATTAGAATCACAGCATCACTTGATTCACTTAAACAGACATCACATAATGAATGCTTCAAAGTCCAAActttgtttttgacttttttttaaacttgtgcTGCTGGCCGTTTAAGAAAGTTTGCGTCATGTTTGGGGGGTGTAACCCGGAAGACTTCTGTAATTTCGTCAAGCGACAACATGCTCCCCGGCTGTAAAATGACACATCCGTGGCTGTAGATCTGTTTGTATGAGGTCTGTTTGTAACATCGCGGTTGAATTATTAAAATCCAGAGGAGCTCACAGTTCGGCCGAAGCTCGTCGACTCGGAGGAGAAATGTGTAAAGAGCTGAAGACCAAAGTGCTGCGTTTGTTGCCGCCGACCTCCAATGGACCGTCGGAGGGCCAAACAGGTTAGCTCTGTCATCATTCACAGCAAAAGTGCACGTGGGTTCCTATAGACTATAGGTTTTGGAAATAGGTGAATGGCATTGATAGATTTCGGGTATTGCAGAAAGATTCACCGCCGCAGTGTGTTTCATCAGGTTCCTGATTTTCCTGCCATGTATGACATGAACCTGTCCCCAGTTtaattttgaaggcagactccACACCTATACAGAACTTATGTCTTTGGACAGTAAAGTTAATATACTTTATAAACAGGCAGCTGTCTGAACAAACTGGACATCAGGGCATCaaagatttatttataatgtCATCAGGTGACACACAGTTAGTCCTTCCTTTCGATGGTGCTTTGGGAGTAGCATGCTATTTCTGtgcttaaataaaataaggaataaaggatgtaaaatgttttttttttaaattaaaatttatgtAAAAGACAACTTTTCAATGTACTACTTTGAAAAGTAACTGTTACTTACATAAAAGTATGGACGGATTAACAGCAAATGTGCTTAAATATTAGATGTGAGGACTTGATGAACTATGATCTGTCATTAAAGCGACTCAATATGAAGAATGGCCCCTTCCAGAGTGTTACATCACTGATGCATATATGTGTGATAATGTTAATGTAACTACTTAAAGTACTACAGttagcagtggtggaaagtaactaagtacatttactcaaggaATTTACTTGAGAAAAAATTCAAGGTGCTAGTACTTTACCGGAGTGattccattttatgcaactttatacaTCTATTCCAGTACACATTAGTGGCAAATATTGTAAgttttactccattacatttgTCTTAGTACTTACCTTTTTTAAGATTACAATTCTAATACCCTTCTggtccagtgaaaaccaaacCACTTAAGTAtggttttaaatgcaggaccttttacttttgtaaaggatctgaatacatCTTCTCCTACTGACAGCTGGGTAATGGATACTATAGCTATTTATCATATTTATGACTTTATCATATGTTTTGCCTGCAAATTTTTATTCTGCAAAGAACTCATTGACTAAACACAGCGATTAGATAAGTGTAGTTGAATAGACAGTACAGATGTATGAAGTAACACAGTAAGTATTGCTTTGATGTACTTGTGCTTTACTTAAATGAGAATTCAAATGATAATCAGAATACATTTAGGGGACTCACAAGAAGCAGACTTTTAAAAATCCTTACTTTTTATCCCTTGTATGGGTTAGGCTCCAAAATATCTGAATgctacacttcccataatgcaactcaatagtTAGACACTGCACATGTCTCGCACACCCACATTTTTAACAAGAGCCACTGAAGACAACTGTTTTCACTGGTTAAATTTAAATGTTCACATGTAAAACCAGTGGAGTGCCCATTTTGTGCAGTTATTGAGCAATACATGCCATGTGTTACTGTCCTCATCTgctagtttctctctttcagccCTTCACTACCCCAAAATCCATTTAACATATACAACTGACCTGATTAAAGCAGCCTGTATATGTTTTACCCTCAATGTTTTGTTATCATGCAGTGGATGATGCGTCGCTCCTTGTTTTTGAACTGCAGATGGTGCTGAAATCCTGAGTTGCACGGTGAAGGCTCTGAAGGAGGGTCATGTGGTTGCTGTCCCCACAGACACCATCTACGGCCTGGCCTGTCTGGCCCAGAACTCTGAAGCCGTCAGAAAAACGTACAACATCAAAGGACGCAATGGACAGAAACCGCTGGCCATCTGTGTAGGAGAAACTCAGGATATTTATAAGTAAGTGTACATACGAGGCTGTTTTACTAGTGAACATGAGAAGCTGATATCTCTGACATCTCTCAGTAGTGCGATGATTTCTCTGTGGACCTACAATACTGCGCAAATATATTAGTCGTGCACAGAAGAGTCACATGCAGAAGAGGCAGGGATACCATCTCCACACCAacaagacacattttacattttgagcGACGGGCACACCTGCTGTCACAGAAATACCCCAGAATTCATTAATTCATTGGTtaggaaaatatgtttttaaatgaaggcatTTCTAAGTAAATCACAAATTAATGCAGTGGAGATGAGGCAGGCTACCAAATGACAATATCCTGGATTAAATATAGAACTTCACAAGATTACAATGTCAACACTATCTAAACTGTGTTTTTCATATAATGACTTAATGTACCACTGCCCAACATAAACACGGCTTGTTTTTGTCCCTATGGACAGGTACTGTAAGGTGACGGTGACGAAAGCGCTGTTAGGTGACCTACTGCCTGGTCCCGTCACTCTGGTGTTTGAAAGATCTGAAGTACTGAATACAGATCTCAACCCCTTTACTTCGGTAAGTCCGTACAGAAAATAACGTATCAAACAAATGGGTCAATCATCTGTTTACAAGTCCGTGTGCTCCTCAGCTTGTAGGTGTTCGTATCCCAGACCATGCCTTTATGAGACGCCTTTGCCAGATGTGTGCGGAACCACTCGCACTCACCAGCGCCAACATCAGCTCACACACCAGCACCGTGGCCGTACATGTAAGTGAAACAGTGTGGGAAAAGTACAATCAGGAGTCTCACATTCattagatttttaaaatttctttcagtttttttcccGGCATCTTAATTCAGGTTGGAGTAAACAAAATTGCTATTTAAACGTTaactctgctgtgtttttcctttgaagGAGTTTGAGGAGCTCTGGCCCAAGCTGGCAGTGGTGGTGGATGGCGGACCAATAGGAGACCAGAGCCGCCTCGGATCAACCGTGGTTGACCTATCAGTACTCGGCAAATACCGGATCATCAGACCCGGCTGGTGAGTTCATGTTGTTACTGGCACCCAAATGAGCTTTCACTTTCTGCAGTTACATGTGCCAATTTCTTCTGCCCAAAAGGAAATCATACCAACTAATAATATCCACAAATTTATTTACGGTCAGCCAGTATATAAATATTGATCAGCAATCTGTAAACAGTGTATGAGGCTGATGCTACAGTTTCGTAATCTTCCCTCTGCCAAATAATACATGCTGATTCTAAGCAGGGTTTTAGTATCTAGTGTGTTCACAGtggaaaagtaataaaataaattatactcAAAGCATACTGAATACGACCAGTTTGTGATAGTGCTGTTGATATTCTCCCACAGTGCAATGCCCAGAGGAAATGGAGAATGcttacagataaaaaaaaaagtgtggatGGTGCTGAAATGGCTTCCGAAAAATCTCGGAacacaaaaaaagcattaaatagTGGGGGTAAATAATTTGATGTCTCTTTGTGAAGTTTAATTGGTCACAATGTCACAATTTGATTGACAACTGCCATCTCACATATTGTATTTTCTCCTATTAGTATGAAGTTGTATGTAAAAATATCAAAGTATgttgatatttttaaataactCTGACCcagatggcaaaaaaaaaaagcaagaaaaaaattCTTAAATTTGGCAGTTGTACAGGCTTAAAATGAAGTGACTGAGACTGAAGTGTAATGTGACCGTACCTGCAGGTCTTCTGTTCACTACACAACTCAGGATGAAGGGAATATATGCACCAAAGCAAGCACAGGTTAATTTCTTTGAAAGATCCACCTGTGTCAACAGCACCTGCCAGTGTTTTTGATTTACTTCTGCTCTTTCCACTCAAACAGCAGTGTCATCACACTGTACTCCACCACTGGGAGGATGAGCCTCCCACAGCACCTGCTATGATTAGGAATCTACTGAAACCTAGTAAACAAAATGTAGTGAAGCATGTGCAGACAGAATACAATAGAGTAAATACTCTGACCAAAGAAAGTAATCAAGGGgtatttttcataaatgtttgGGCTAAAACATGGTTACAGTTCACTTCAGtgccacccccaccccccaacctCCCATGTTCACTCTAATGGAGACTCGTACATTAAACGATAAATGACTGTAATTCTGTTTTCAGTGCCCTTTCCTCTACAGTTGATGTGCTGGAGCACAAGTATGGGCTGTCTGAGGATTTGGGGGAAGCATGACCTCTCCAAACACTACAACACATGCTGAGACGCACAACCAGCATTCACTTGGGACTTCCTCAGAAAAGATGAATCCTTTTGGAAGAAACGGTCTTTCCCCCGGCAAGACTAGAACTCAGGAACAACTCAAGCGTTAGCTGATATTGTTCTGGTGGCGGCTTTATGGGCTTGAGTAACTCGACCATGAtttctatttttaatattaattctgacttaatatttttatagtGGTTACTTTAATGTTAGAGGTATAGTAGGCACCTATTATATGCCCTTAATAATTATTTGTGATAACATAGGGGATGGGAGGAGACTATACATCAAATGTtgagtttttttattaaattaagaatcccctgtatttattttatcccCATGTAAGTTTaagtgtaagtaagtaagtttaaGTGTGCTTGCACTACAATTGTTCACCTGCTACAGTTAGTTACTCATTACTACATTACATTTGGGTCGGGTTGGTTAGCACGTGGA from Micropterus dolomieu isolate WLL.071019.BEF.003 ecotype Adirondacks linkage group LG03, ASM2129224v1, whole genome shotgun sequence harbors:
- the yrdc gene encoding yrdC domain-containing protein, mitochondrial isoform X2, whose protein sequence is MCKELKTKVLRLLPPTSNGPSEGQTDGAEILSCTVKALKEGHVVAVPTDTIYGLACLAQNSEAVRKTYNIKGRNGQKPLAICVGETQDIYKYCKVTVTKALLGDLLPGPVTLVFERSEVLNTDLNPFTSLVGVRIPDHAFMRRLCQMCAEPLALTSANISSHTSTVAVHEFEELWPKLAVVVDGGPIGDQSRLGSTVVDLSVLGKYRIIRPGCALSSTVDVLEHKYGLSEDLGEA
- the yrdc gene encoding yrdC domain-containing protein, mitochondrial isoform X1, giving the protein MRSVCNIAVELLKSRGAHSSAEARRLGGEMCKELKTKVLRLLPPTSNGPSEGQTDGAEILSCTVKALKEGHVVAVPTDTIYGLACLAQNSEAVRKTYNIKGRNGQKPLAICVGETQDIYKYCKVTVTKALLGDLLPGPVTLVFERSEVLNTDLNPFTSLVGVRIPDHAFMRRLCQMCAEPLALTSANISSHTSTVAVHEFEELWPKLAVVVDGGPIGDQSRLGSTVVDLSVLGKYRIIRPGCALSSTVDVLEHKYGLSEDLGEA